CGTGATACTCCTGTACCTGTTCATCAGGGTGTTCGGGTGGGGGCTGGCGGGGGCTGCGGCGGCGTATGACGTGTCGGCATGGGGGATTTCGGTGGCACAGGTGGTGTACGTGGTGGGGTGGTGCAAGGATGGTTGGAAAGGGTTGTCCTGGTTGGCTTTCAAGGATCTGTGGGAGTTTGTGAAGCTCTCGGTGGCTTCAGCTGTGATGCTGTGCTTGGAGATTTGGTACTTCATGACCATTATTGTGCTCACTGGCCACCTTGACGACCCCGTTATAGCAGTTGGTTCACTCTCCATCTGGTGGGTCTCTTTGTCACTATTACTTCgcaagatttctttcctttcgcTAAGCTTACTGTGTCGCGGCATAATTCATGAAAATAGCGACATTTATTTGCCACAATTCAACTTGAAAAAGTGCTTTCTAATCACGTTGAAATTATGTGTTGAGACACGAAGAATCGATACAAATATGATGACATGACACGAATTGCCACCcttataaaagaaaatctcaTAAAAAGTTTTCAACTTTGCCTCTCGTGAACGCCAATGACTAGGGATCAATGACCTGAAGTCGTTTATTGTGTTGCGTCGACAGCATGAACATCAACGGATGGGAAGGCATGCTGTTCATAGGAATCAATGCAGCCATAAGGTAAATTCCCGAAACTCTGCTTAATTCTCGATTAATGTTTCGACAATGATTCTAGGCTTcctaccaaagaaaaagaacaaaaaaaggaagctCAGCATTGACATCTGCTCCATAATCAGTGTTAGAATCTCCAATGAGCTTGGCTCCAGGCATCCCAGAGCTGCAAAGTACTCTGTGGTTGTCACGGTCATAGAGTCCCTCATCATAGGTTTGTTCTTCGCGGTCCTAATTCTGGCGACGAAAGATTACTTCGCCGTCATCTTCACCAGCGACCTCGAGATGCGACGTGCCGTCGCTAAGCTAGCTTACCTCCTCGGAATCACAATGTTGCTCAACAGTGTACAGCCAGTCATATCAGGTCATTAGAATCTACTATCGTTTCTTCTGAGACAAGCCTTCTCCGTTTCAACTTGACCCTAACTCTCTATTTTCTTAGGCATGATGGAGACATGTATAGTGTGCACAAATTTCCCTTGATACTGAGCACATCGATTCATTTCGCAGGCGTCGCCGTTGGAGGAGGATGGCAAGCCCTCGTGGCTTATATCAACTTGTTCTGTTATTACGTCGTTGGGCTCCCTCTCGGGTTTCTCCTCGGTTATAAGACGAGTTTAGGAGTGCAGGTACGAACAAGTTCTTCTCTtcgaaatcattttccctcccgaaaatcttccttttttccttcttaattaTAGCTGAATATGTGAAAACTGTGCGTACATACAAATGGGGTTGCAGGGAATTTGGATGGGAATGATATTTGGGACGCTGCTGCAGACGATCATCCTCGTCATCATCATCCACAAGACCAACTGGAACAAAGAGGTTCGTGTGGACTCTACAGTTAGGGTTTGTCCTTTGATCTGATCATTATCTCTTCATTGAGGCTTTTGAGAATTCCGGCAGGTTGAGCAAGCATCAGAGAGGATGCGTAAATGGGGCGCCGGATCGGAGGAAGCATCTGAGCTGACGTAGGGCAAGAAAAAAACATGGGTTGTGAGTGCTTTGTCTGTAGAGGATTTAGGTAAGATGTAAAGCGGTGTCCTGATTAATTAGAACATAATTGTGTTTAACCTCAGTAAATGGTGTGTTTAGTTGGCTGTTTAAGGCCATTGGTGGGCAAATTACACCGATTACCGGATTAAACATTGCCTGTAGATCATTTTTACcctgttctttttgtttcttatagAGAAGGTATAATCTAAGAGTAAATGGTCAGAGT
This sequence is a window from Rhodamnia argentea isolate NSW1041297 chromosome 3, ASM2092103v1, whole genome shotgun sequence. Protein-coding genes within it:
- the LOC115729173 gene encoding protein DETOXIFICATION 34; its protein translation is MAVGGAAYSGGTIPPGEPESLSELPLNPSAATSAIETADLHHAPTTFLGPSEGDYEPVKTFDDAKYVCRLESTKLWVIAGPIAFNILCNYGVNSFTNIFVGHIGNVELSAVAISLSVIANFSFGFLFGMGSALETLCGQAFGAGRINMLGVYMQRSWLILTAACFAILPLYIYATPILKFLGQRDDIAVLAGKFTIQVIPQMFSLAINFPTQKFLQAQSKVNVLAWIGFAALLIHVILLYLFIRVFGWGLAGAAAAYDVSAWGISVAQVVYVVGWCKDGWKGLSWLAFKDLWEFVKLSVASAVMLCLEIWYFMTIIVLTGHLDDPVIAVGSLSICMNINGWEGMLFIGINAAISVRISNELGSRHPRAAKYSVVVTVIESLIIGLFFAVLILATKDYFAVIFTSDLEMRRAVAKLAYLLGITMLLNSVQPVISGVAVGGGWQALVAYINLFCYYVVGLPLGFLLGYKTSLGVQGIWMGMIFGTLLQTIILVIIIHKTNWNKEVEQASERMRKWGAGSEEASELT